CGGTGTTCATATCCTTGCTGGTAGGTATCTTCTTTGGGGCGATCGCAGGCTATTATGGCGGCAAGGTAGATGCGTTTGTTATGTGGCTTGTCAATATCATCTGGTCGATACCTACGTTGCTGCTGGTTATTGCCATTACGCTGGCTTTAGGTAAAGGCTTCTGGCAGGTTTTTGTGGCCGTAGGACTTACTATGTGGGTTGAGGTTGCAAGGGTCGTGAGAGGGCAGGTGATGAGCATTAAGCAAATGCAGTTCGTTACAGCAGCGCGTGCATTGGGATACCGCAATTCGAGGATCATCTTCAACCATATACTGCCCAACAGCATGGCGCCGGTCATCGTGATCTCAGCTGCGAACTTTGCATCCGCTATATTAGTCGAAAGCGGCCTTAGCTTCCTGGGTCTTGGCGCACAGCCGCCCATCCCTAGCTGGGGCGGCATGATAAAAGACCATTACAATTATATTATATTAGGTAAGCCTTATCTGGCGCTTGCTCCCGGAATAGCTATGCTGCTATTGGTGCTCGCCTTTATGATGGTGGGGAATACGTTACGGGATGCACTGGATGTGAAATCGGAATAGTTTTCAGTCGCAGCCTGCATACCGGCAAATGCAGGGCGCAGTTTCAGCGTACACTATATACAAAACACGTTTATGCAATTACTTTCTAAATGGACACTCATCAATATAGTATTGTCGTTGCTTCTTTTTGCCTGTATATTTTATTCCTATGCTGGAGCTTCGGGAGGTGATATGGCTATTGTGATCGTAAATATAATGACAGGGCTACTCCAGGTAATAACCATCGCCGTAATTTCCAGGATTAATAGTGCTAAGTCAGGACAGATGATTACCGGTGTCATAGTAATGCAGGCAATCGAATTATTGGTTTTTAGCCAATGGGGTTATGCTTTAAATGAATTTATAAAAGGACTTAAAATTAGGTCGCTTTTTACTAATGTGAGGTTTGAAAGAAATCTGCGTAAATCCGCCCGATCCGCGTCATCCGCGTTCTAATTCACAAGCTACCACTCATTCACCTTATTTGCATCCAGCTTAATAAAGACAAACAACAATATGGTAAACGCCCAAAGGCTCGACCCGCCATACGAGAAGAAGGGGAGGGGAACACCGATGGTTGGGAACAGCTTGATGAGCATGGTGATATTCACAAAAAAATGTGTGAAGAGGATTGCCGCGACGCAATAGCCATAGGTCCGGCTGAACTTCGACTTCTGTCGTTCCGCCAGGTAAACTATTCGTAGCAGCAGCGTTACAAAAAGAGCTATGAAAACTACAGAGCCAACAAACCCCCATTCTTCGCCTACTGTGGTAAAGATATAATCGGTATGCTGTTCGGGAACGAAGCCGCCTTTGGTTTGCGTTCCTTCGAGATAGCCTTTACCCAACCATCCTCCCGAACCGATCGCGATCATCGACTGGTTGAGGTTGTAGCCTTCGGCCTGCTGGTTTACATCTTTATCAAATAGCACGTTGATACGGTCTTTCTGGTGGTCTTCGAGCACGTTTTCATATACGTAGTCAACAGAAAATACAAAGCCGCTAACCGCCACAAATATAAGTGTAGAGAGTATCGGGTTACGAAAGGCCCTTCGCGTAAGTATAAACTGGACTATAATGACAATCAGGGCAGCCCCCACTATTATATAAGGTTTTACCAGTAACGCCAATAGGAACAGCACTATTGCCACAGCGCCAGTGAACAGGTACCACCCGGGAAGCCCTTCGCGGTACAGCACAAGGAAAAGCGCTGTAAATATCATGGCGCTTCCTGCATCGGGCTGCATCATGATAAGCAGTACAGGCAGTATTATTATGGCAAATGCTAAAAGCTGGTGGTTTACTTTTTGGAGATTTATCTGAACGTCGCTGAGGTACTTTGATAGCAGAAGGGCCGTGCCTATCTTGGCGAATTCCGACGGCTGCATACTAAAGCCGCCGAACGAATACCAGTTGGTCTGCCCCTTGATGGTTTTTCCCAGTACAAACAGGCCTGCCAGCAGGACAAGGCCCAGTCCGTAGAATACAAGCGCGTATTTTTCATAGATCTTCGCATCGACCGTAAGCACAACGATAATAAGCGGTATGCTGGTCATGATGAACATGATCTGCTTGCCGTATATCTGCCCTATGTCAAATATAGAGGTGGTCTTATCAGGCAGGGAAGCCGAATAGATAGTCATCCAGCCCATACACACCAGCAGTATATACAGCAGGATGGTTATCCAGTCCAAATTTCCTACAACGCTTTGATTCTTCATTTTAGTTATTGATCGAAAAAGGCTGGCCGCTTGTTACTTTGGCATATTCTGCCTTAAGGCCCTGGGTCAGCATTTTGGTTTCAAGGTCGGTACGGGTTATGGTTCCCCTAAGGTATTTCTCGATCATGAGGCTGGCAATAGGGCCTGCCCAGCGTGCACCCCAATAGCCGTTTTCTACAAATACGGCTATGGCAATCTTAGGGTCGTTGCGCGGTGCGAAAGCCACGAAAATAGAGTGGTCGCTCAACTGGGTCCTTACACCGTTTATTTTGGTAAAGTTTTCTGCGGTCCCTGTCTTTCCGCATATCTCAATGCCCTCAACGCGCAATCCGCGCGCGGTACCTAGGTTGTACACGTCGAACAAACCATCGATAACGGGTCTGAAATATTGCTTGTCTATAGTAGTGTAATGTTTCGTCCTGAATTTTTTGTCTATCTCGCGGCCTTCAATTTTCTTGATCATATGAGGCGTGTAATAGTAGCCTTCGTTTGCCACCGTTGCCATCATGTTCGCAAGCTGTATAGGTGTCATGGCAACTTCTCCCTGCCCAATAGAGTTGGATATGATTGTAGTGCTCCTCCATCCTCCATTAGGATAGAAACGCTTGTAAAATTTCGAGGTTGGGATGTGCCCTTTTCGTCCGGGCGGAAGATCATAACCCAGGAAGTCGCCAAGGCCAAAGCTCTTCAGGTGGTTGCTCCACGCATCAACGCCATATTGCGGCTTAGGGTATTTATCTATCGAAAGCTTGAACACATTGGCAAAATAAGTGTTGCACGATTTATAGATACCATTGTGCAGTTGTATGGCACCGCCGGGGCAGTGGCATTTCATAAAAGCGCCGCGCCCGTAAGAAAACCCGTGGCTGCAGATAAACGTACTGTTCTCATCGATAACTTCCTCCTGCAGTCCTACCAGCCCGGAAAGGATTTTGAATGGCGAACCCGGGGGATATTCTGCCAAAAGCCCGCGGTCGAACAGCGGCATGGCAATAGTATCGTTGAACATTGCGGTATAGTTCTTAGAGCGGTCACGGCCTACCAGAAGCGCAGGGTCGTAGGACGGTGCGGTAACCAGCGCCAGTATTTCGCCTGTCTTTGGCTCTATGGCTACAATCCCGCCACGCTTTTCGAACATCAGGGCTTCGCCGTATTTTTGAAGTTCTGCATCCAGCGAGAGGGTGATGTCCTGTCCCTGGATAGCAATCGTGTCGTATATGCCGTCCTTAAAAGAGCCTATTTCCCTGTTGAAACGATCCTTTTGAATGTATTTCACGCCTTTAACACCGCGCAACACTTCTTCATACATTTCCTCAACACCCTGTTTCCCGATGTAGTCGCCGCTTTTGTAATAGGGGTTACTTTTGATTATAGGGTCGTTCACCTGCTGTATATAGCCAAAAACATTAGCTCCCACGCTCACCTGGTAATCGCGCAGGGAACGCTTTACGATGTCGAATCCTTTAAACCTCCGTATCTTTTCCTGGAAAGCGGCAAATTCTTTTTTGCTGAGCTGCGGCAAAAATACCGACGGCAGCTTGTAGCTGTACACTTTTGCTTTGGCAACCCGCTCTTTAAAATATTCTTTGGAAATATTGAGCAGCTTACAGATCTCAAGGGTGTCCGTGCCGCTTTTAGGCATATCATTGGGCGTTACCATGATATCATAGGAAGGCTGGTTTGCCACGAGCAGCTTGCCATGCCTGTCATAAATGTAGCCCCTTTCAGGGTATTCGTACTTGATCTTTATGGCGTTGTTCTCAGACTTCTTGATGTAGGTATCATCAAGTATCTGCAAATAAAAAAGCCTTGCCACTATTAGTAAAGTTGCGGCAATTATAAGTGCTGGCAGTAAGATCTTTCTCATTGTTTGCCCGGCTTAATTAAGTAAATAATAATGATGCAGGTGATTAAGGTAAATACAGTGGACAGCAATGTGCGGACTAAAATATCCCATGCAAGGCTGAACCTGAATATCTCCAAAAGGTATAAAATTAAATGATGCGTTACAACAGAAATCAGAAGAAAAGAAAATCTTTCGGGTGAAAGGCGGTCGTTTATCCTTACCGTCTGGTATTCGTAGCTGATACCGAAGGAGAACTTGAAGAATACCGGCCTAAGGTAGGCAAGTGTTACGCATGCAACGGCGTGTGCACCACCCGAGTTCATGAACATATCCAGTATAAGCCCTAAAAAGAACGCGGAGACCAATAGCCCTGCCTTATTGCCGTTCACCGGGTAAAGCAGAATGAAAAGAATATACGGATAAGGGTCTACGAACCCAAAAAGATCGATATTGTTGCATACCACGACCTGCAACGCAAGTAGCAGTATGAAACGGATTATATTTATAATGACAGTACTATTCATTCCCCTTTGTGGTTTCCTCCAGCTGTATTATCTCTTTTCTGTCTTTGTTCTCTATTACATACACGTGGCCCAGGCTGGTCATGTCGTTAAACAGTTTTATCTCCAGTGTGTAATAATTTGTCTTTTTATCAACATATACTTTTTCGATAATGCCCACAGGAATGTTCTCCGGGAATATCCTTGATTCCGCCCCGGTAACTATCGTGTCACCCTTTACCACCGTGGCAAGGCGAGGCACATCGGTAAGCTGGGCAAAGCCTGTATTTTTCCCATTCCATGACAGCGTGCCTATGTGGTTGTTCTTCTTGATCTTCACCGGCAGCCTGAATTTCATGTTCAGCACGCTGATCACGGTCGAATAGTTCTCTGAAGTGTTCTCTATTACGCCAATGATCCCAAGGCTGCTTACAACCCCCATATCTTTGCTGATGCCGTCTTTTCGCCCGCTGTTGATAGTAAGGTAATTCTCGTATACGTTATACGAGTTCTTGATCACTTTCGACTGTATCACCTTGTAGTTGCCTACACCCTGAGGCACTTTTACAGGAGGTATGTTGGCAGTATCCTGTGTGTTGTAGAGCAATCGTTTCAGCTGTGCGTTCTCGGCGGCAAGTGCATCATTCTGCGATTTCAGGTTCAGATAGGCCTCTACGGTATTTATCTGCTCATATACATAGCCGGTCATGGCATTCGCCGAAGACACAGCGCGGCTCTTGTGGTAGGAGTGCGATTGTATGGTAAGCGTTAACGATATGCCCAAAAGCAGCAAAAACAGTAATAAGATACTGTTTTTAAATATAAAATTAAATATTTGCTGCATCGGTTACCCCTTTATTTTATAAGTATGCTCCTGAATTTTTGTATGTTTTTTAGTGCCATTCCCGTTCCGCGTACTACGGCCCTCAGCGGGTCTTCGGCGATGTAAACCGGGAGGTCTGTTTTTTGCGATATCCTCTTGTCGAGACCCCTTAGCATCGATCCGCCGCCTGCAAGGTAAATACCTGTGTTGTAAATATCGGCAGCAAGTTCGGGAGGGGTTTGCGACAGTGTTTCCATAACCGCATCTTCAATCCGCTGTATCGACTTATCAAGCGCTTTGGCGATCTCGCGGTACGAAACATCAACCTGTTTCGGCTTACCGGTAAGAAGGTCACGCCCTTGTACCGACATCTCTTCAGGAGGGGTTTCCAGGTCTTCGATGGCGGCCCCTATAGTGATCTTTATTTTTTCTGCGGTGCTTTCCCCAACAAAAAGGTTGTGCTGGGTCCTCATATAATATACAATGTCGTTGGTAAATACGTCGCCGGCGATCTTAACTGACTTGTCGCATACGATACCGCCAAGCGCGATAACTGCGATCTCTGTCGTACCACCGCCTATATCCACGATCATGTTACCTTTTGGCTGCATGATGTCTACCCCAATACCTATTGCCGCTGCCATCGGCTCATGGATAAGGTATACCTCTTTGCCGTTTACCCTTTCGGCCGATTCCTTAACCGCACGCATCTCCACCTCGGTAATGCCCGAAGGGATACAGATCACCATGCGAAGTGCAGGGGTGAACAGGCGTTTTTTAAGGGCCGGTATGCTCTTGATGAACATGCTTATCATCTTTTCAGAGGCATCAAAATCGGCAATAACACCATCCTTAAGCGGGCGTATGGTCTTTATGTTTTCATGTGTCTTACCCTGCATCATATTGGCCTCTTTACCTACGGCAATGATCTTGCCGGTAACGCGGTCGCGCGCCACGATAGAGGGGCTGTCTATGACTACTTTGTCATTATGGATAATTAGGGTATTTGCGGTACCAAGGTCGATGGCAATGTCCTCGGTCATGAAGTCAAAAAATCCCATACTGGTGTATTATATTAAGGTTCTGTATTAAAAATTGTTTAAGCCTGTAAAAGTAGTAAAATTAATGTTTAAAATGACGGGTCCCTGTAAATACCATTGCAACATTATTTTCATTGCAATAATTGATGCTCAACTCGTCTTTTATAGACCCTCCCGGCTGGATAACGGCTGTGATCCCGGCTTCTTTTGCCAGCTCCACGCAATCCGGGAACGGGAAGAAAGCATCGCTGGCCATAACAGCGCCATTAAGGTCGAAATTGAAGGAAACCGCTTTCTCGATTGCCTGCTTCAGGGCATCAACGCGGGAGGTTTGCCCGGTGCCTGCCGCAAGCAACTGCCCGTTTTTTGCAAAAACGATCGTATTCGACTTGGTGTTCTTGCATATTTTCGAGGCAAAGATCAGGTCTTCAACTTCCTGTGTAGTAGGTGAAGTTATGGTAACGGTCTTTAGGTGTTCTTTATTGTCGGTGACATTATCTTTATCTTGGACCAGCAATCCGTTAAGGCAGGTGCGCACCTGTTTCTGCGGAAGCTCCACCTCGTGCTGCACCAGTATGATCCTGTTTTTCTTTTCCTGTAGTATCGCTGTTGCATCGTCATCATAGGCTGGTGCGATCACCACTTCGCAAAACAGCTTGTTGATATCTTCGGCTGCAGCCTTGTCAATTTTTTCATTGGATATCAGCACACCGCCAAAAGCCGAAGTAGGATCTCCTGCTAACGCGTCAAGGTAGGCTTCTTTCACCGTACTCCTTGTGGCAAGCCCGCAGGCGTTGTTGTGTTTCAGGATGGCGAAGGTTGGGCCGTCATTTTTAAATTCATTGATAAGCGTCACGGCAGCGTCTACATCCAGCAAGTTATTGTACGAAAGCTCTTTTCCGTGGAGCTTGGTAAACATCTTGTCAAATTCGCCAAAGAAAAATCCTTTCTGGTGTGGGTTCTCGCCATAGCGCAGTTCCTGGCCGTTGCCAACGCTCTGCTTGTAGAACGTTTCCTCTGTATTGAAGTAGTTGAATATGGCAGTGTCGTAATGTGAAGACACATGGAATGCCTTTGTAGCGAAACGCTTGCGCTCTTCCAGCGTAGTGCCGCCATTATTTTCGGTAAAAGTTTCGAGGAACAGCGAATAATCTTCAACTGAAGCTACGATAACGGTGTCCTTGAAGTTTTTTGCGGCAGCGCGAATCAGCGATATGCCGCCGATGTCTATTTTCTCGATGATGTCGGCTTCAGAAGCGCCCGACGCCACCGTTTTTTCAAAAGGGTAAAGGTCAACTATAACAAGGTCGATCTGCGGGATGTTGAATTCTTTCATTTCCTGCACATCGCTTTCGTTGTCCTGGCGGTTCAGTATGCCGCCGAATACTTTTGGGTGGAGCGTTTTTACCCTTCCGCCAAGGATGGATGGGTAAGAAGTAACGTCTTCTACCGGCACAACAGGTATGCCAAGGTCTTTTATAAACGATTCGGTACCTCCTGTAGAATAGATAGTTACCTCGTGTTCGTGGAGTTTTTTTACAATAGGTTCAAGGCCTTCTTTATCAAATACGGATATCAGTGCCGATGAAATTTTACTTACGCTCATGTTGTTGTGTGTTTTGAAGTTGCAAAAGTAGTTATTACTGGCTTAACATTCAAAAGCAGTGAAGTCTAAATTTGAGTGATTTTTTAAAAATTTATCGCTTTATGATACGCGGTTTTTAAAAAAATGCAGAATTTTACGCAAGACAATATTATAAGTATGCTGCTATACCTCCGTTTGTTAAAAGAAAGCTTTGCATTTGCCATGAATGCGCTCAGGAATAACATGCTCCGGACGTTCCTTTCGCTCCTTGGTGTGACCGTTGGGATCTTCTCGATCATAGCTGTTCTTGCTGCTGTCGACTCGCTTGACCGGAAGATCAAGTCTGATATGAGCAGTGTCGACAAAAACACGATGTACCTGAAACGCTTCTCTTTCGGGCCATCTGAAATACCGCGGTGGAAACGCGAGCAGTTCCCCGACGTGAGTTACGACGAATACCAATACCTTAAAGGCTCGGTAAAGTCGGCACAGGATATGGCTTTCCAGATTTTTACTAAAAACGAAACGGTAAAATATAATGACCAGTCAGTAAGCAGTATCAATATGGTGCCGGTTTCGTTTGAATTTTCCAATATTCAGAGCGTTAAAATAGAGCATGGCCGTTTTTATAATGAAGCCGAATCAAACTCCGGCTCGGGTGTTGCGGTCATTGGATATGAAATAGCCCAAAAGCTCTTCGGGAATGAAAACCCGCTTGAAAAAAAGATACGTGTGTACGGGCGAAAGCTGACGGTTATTGGCGTGATCGAAAAGCAGGGGGCAGGCACGTTTGGGCAAAGCAACGACACATCTATATTTTTTCCTGTAAATTTCCTGAGGAAAATGTATGGCGACCATAACGACTTTATGACCCCTGTAATTGTAATAAAGCCTTTCCCCGGAGAAGATGCTGAAGCCGTTAAGGCCGAAGTGACCCAGAAACTCCGTGCTTACAGGGGAATTAAGAACGGAGAGATAGACAATTTCATGATCGATATCCTTGCCGGCTTCACCGAACTGATCGACCAGATGATCGGGATGATGAACAAAGTAGGGTGGGGCATCAGCTTCTTTTCGCTTTTGGTAGGAGGCTTCGGTATTGCCAATATTATGTTTGTTTCGGTAAAAGAGCGTACCAACCTTATAGGTATCCAAAAAGCGCTTGGCGCCAAAAATAAATTCATATTGTTCCAGTTCCTTTTCGAGGCGGTAATCCTTTCTGTGATTGGAGGCATCGTGGGTATGCTGCTGGTGTGGGGCATTACCATATTGCTGACTAAAGTATTTGAGTTTGAATTTGTGCTGGGCCTTGGCAACGTTATCATAGGTACGGGGCTGGCTATGGCTATCGGGCTTGTTTCAGGAATACTCCCGGCTATATCGGCCTCAAGGCTGGACCCTGTGGAAGCGATTCGCAGCGGGATGTAAAAAAATGCGATACGGTAATGCCCCCAATACCGTATCGCTGTACAATTTGTAAATTGCTGAAAGAATATATTCTCTTGCTGATATATTCAGGTGCAAACTAACTGTTTTTACACCAGAAATTGTAGTTTTAAGTATAGACAAAACCGTGACAAAAATGCATTTCACGCTGTTTTTTATACAGATTACGACAATTCGGAGAAGAGTAGTTTATTAATAGGTGATTTGGACTACTAGTTTATCTGAGAAGAACATTCGATATATTTATTTACCGCTAAAGAAAATCTGCATTTATCTGCCTAATCTGTGTCATCCGCGTTCCATAAAAGATAGCTTTACAATGACGGATTGTTAAAAATTATCCATAAAAAATCCCGCCATCTGCGGGATTCCTATTATCTATCGTATCGGCTGATTCTGTATCAGATCCAGGTAAAGATTTATTTTATCTT
Above is a genomic segment from Flavobacterium album containing:
- the mreC gene encoding rod shape-determining protein MreC — translated: MQQIFNFIFKNSILLLFLLLLGISLTLTIQSHSYHKSRAVSSANAMTGYVYEQINTVEAYLNLKSQNDALAAENAQLKRLLYNTQDTANIPPVKVPQGVGNYKVIQSKVIKNSYNVYENYLTINSGRKDGISKDMGVVSSLGIIGVIENTSENYSTVISVLNMKFRLPVKIKKNNHIGTLSWNGKNTGFAQLTDVPRLATVVKGDTIVTGAESRIFPENIPVGIIEKVYVDKKTNYYTLEIKLFNDMTSLGHVYVIENKDRKEIIQLEETTKGNE
- a CDS encoding ABC transporter permease, whose product is MLLYLRLLKESFAFAMNALRNNMLRTFLSLLGVTVGIFSIIAVLAAVDSLDRKIKSDMSSVDKNTMYLKRFSFGPSEIPRWKREQFPDVSYDEYQYLKGSVKSAQDMAFQIFTKNETVKYNDQSVSSINMVPVSFEFSNIQSVKIEHGRFYNEAESNSGSGVAVIGYEIAQKLFGNENPLEKKIRVYGRKLTVIGVIEKQGAGTFGQSNDTSIFFPVNFLRKMYGDHNDFMTPVIVIKPFPGEDAEAVKAEVTQKLRAYRGIKNGEIDNFMIDILAGFTELIDQMIGMMNKVGWGISFFSLLVGGFGIANIMFVSVKERTNLIGIQKALGAKNKFILFQFLFEAVILSVIGGIVGMLLVWGITILLTKVFEFEFVLGLGNVIIGTGLAMAIGLVSGILPAISASRLDPVEAIRSGM
- a CDS encoding ABC transporter permease; translated protein: MDKANQSLTGLALQKFRKNFWGVLSLVFIAILLFISIFAYVLAPDKTKDANWGDLSIHSKSPGFTVKMLHFPSEGMTFSEYFTGRETPEQKIPILKYEVKGDSLTYFEYNDEPSLAVSKTIPLTDFGPKVTAASVAKDHVKDQQFILGTDSQGRDLLSRLIIGSRVSIAIGFVAVFISLLVGIFFGAIAGYYGGKVDAFVMWLVNIIWSIPTLLLVIAITLALGKGFWQVFVAVGLTMWVEVARVVRGQVMSIKQMQFVTAARALGYRNSRIIFNHILPNSMAPVIVISAANFASAILVESGLSFLGLGAQPPIPSWGGMIKDHYNYIILGKPYLALAPGIAMLLLVLAFMMVGNTLRDALDVKSE
- the mrdA gene encoding penicillin-binding protein 2, with the protein product MRKILLPALIIAATLLIVARLFYLQILDDTYIKKSENNAIKIKYEYPERGYIYDRHGKLLVANQPSYDIMVTPNDMPKSGTDTLEICKLLNISKEYFKERVAKAKVYSYKLPSVFLPQLSKKEFAAFQEKIRRFKGFDIVKRSLRDYQVSVGANVFGYIQQVNDPIIKSNPYYKSGDYIGKQGVEEMYEEVLRGVKGVKYIQKDRFNREIGSFKDGIYDTIAIQGQDITLSLDAELQKYGEALMFEKRGGIVAIEPKTGEILALVTAPSYDPALLVGRDRSKNYTAMFNDTIAMPLFDRGLLAEYPPGSPFKILSGLVGLQEEVIDENSTFICSHGFSYGRGAFMKCHCPGGAIQLHNGIYKSCNTYFANVFKLSIDKYPKPQYGVDAWSNHLKSFGLGDFLGYDLPPGRKGHIPTSKFYKRFYPNGGWRSTTIISNSIGQGEVAMTPIQLANMMATVANEGYYYTPHMIKKIEGREIDKKFRTKHYTTIDKQYFRPVIDGLFDVYNLGTARGLRVEGIEICGKTGTAENFTKINGVRTQLSDHSIFVAFAPRNDPKIAIAVFVENGYWGARWAGPIASLMIEKYLRGTITRTDLETKMLTQGLKAEYAKVTSGQPFSINN
- a CDS encoding rod shape-determining protein MreD codes for the protein MNSTVIINIIRFILLLALQVVVCNNIDLFGFVDPYPYILFILLYPVNGNKAGLLVSAFFLGLILDMFMNSGGAHAVACVTLAYLRPVFFKFSFGISYEYQTVRINDRLSPERFSFLLISVVTHHLILYLLEIFRFSLAWDILVRTLLSTVFTLITCIIIIYLIKPGKQ
- the purH gene encoding bifunctional phosphoribosylaminoimidazolecarboxamide formyltransferase/IMP cyclohydrolase; the protein is MSVSKISSALISVFDKEGLEPIVKKLHEHEVTIYSTGGTESFIKDLGIPVVPVEDVTSYPSILGGRVKTLHPKVFGGILNRQDNESDVQEMKEFNIPQIDLVIVDLYPFEKTVASGASEADIIEKIDIGGISLIRAAAKNFKDTVIVASVEDYSLFLETFTENNGGTTLEERKRFATKAFHVSSHYDTAIFNYFNTEETFYKQSVGNGQELRYGENPHQKGFFFGEFDKMFTKLHGKELSYNNLLDVDAAVTLINEFKNDGPTFAILKHNNACGLATRSTVKEAYLDALAGDPTSAFGGVLISNEKIDKAAAEDINKLFCEVVIAPAYDDDATAILQEKKNRIILVQHEVELPQKQVRTCLNGLLVQDKDNVTDNKEHLKTVTITSPTTQEVEDLIFASKICKNTKSNTIVFAKNGQLLAAGTGQTSRVDALKQAIEKAVSFNFDLNGAVMASDAFFPFPDCVELAKEAGITAVIQPGGSIKDELSINYCNENNVAMVFTGTRHFKH
- the rodA gene encoding rod shape-determining protein RodA, producing MKNQSVVGNLDWITILLYILLVCMGWMTIYSASLPDKTTSIFDIGQIYGKQIMFIMTSIPLIIVVLTVDAKIYEKYALVFYGLGLVLLAGLFVLGKTIKGQTNWYSFGGFSMQPSEFAKIGTALLLSKYLSDVQINLQKVNHQLLAFAIIILPVLLIMMQPDAGSAMIFTALFLVLYREGLPGWYLFTGAVAIVLFLLALLVKPYIIVGAALIVIIVQFILTRRAFRNPILSTLIFVAVSGFVFSVDYVYENVLEDHQKDRINVLFDKDVNQQAEGYNLNQSMIAIGSGGWLGKGYLEGTQTKGGFVPEQHTDYIFTTVGEEWGFVGSVVFIALFVTLLLRIVYLAERQKSKFSRTYGYCVAAILFTHFFVNITMLIKLFPTIGVPLPFFSYGGSSLWAFTILLFVFIKLDANKVNEW
- a CDS encoding rod shape-determining protein, whose translation is MGFFDFMTEDIAIDLGTANTLIIHNDKVVIDSPSIVARDRVTGKIIAVGKEANMMQGKTHENIKTIRPLKDGVIADFDASEKMISMFIKSIPALKKRLFTPALRMVICIPSGITEVEMRAVKESAERVNGKEVYLIHEPMAAAIGIGVDIMQPKGNMIVDIGGGTTEIAVIALGGIVCDKSVKIAGDVFTNDIVYYMRTQHNLFVGESTAEKIKITIGAAIEDLETPPEEMSVQGRDLLTGKPKQVDVSYREIAKALDKSIQRIEDAVMETLSQTPPELAADIYNTGIYLAGGGSMLRGLDKRISQKTDLPVYIAEDPLRAVVRGTGMALKNIQKFRSILIK